The following proteins are co-located in the Xyrauchen texanus isolate HMW12.3.18 chromosome 43, RBS_HiC_50CHRs, whole genome shotgun sequence genome:
- the LOC127635678 gene encoding dual specificity tyrosine-phosphorylation-regulated kinase 1A-like isoform X2, which produces MHTGGETSACKPSSVRLAPSFSFHSAGVQMDAQTPHSHPPFSDVHLQSADQSAAALPYTSQAPQPNTAQGTADMVMLQRRIPPCFRDPATAPLRKLSIELIKTYKHINEVYYAKKKRRHQQGHGEDSSNKKERKIYNDGYDDDNFDYIVKNGEKWMDRYEIDSLIGKGSFGQVVKAYDRVEQEWVAIKIIKNKKAFLNQAQIEVRLLELMNKHDTEMKYYIVHLKRHFMFRNHLCLVFEMLSYNLYDLLRNTNFRGVSLNLTRKFAQQLCTALLFLATPELSIIHCDLKPENILLCNPKRSAIKIVDFGSSCQLGQRIYQYIQSRFYRSPEVLLGMPYDLAIDMWSLGCILVEMHAGEPLFSGANEVDQMNKIVEVLGVPPNHILEQAPKARKFFEKMSDSMWCVKKTKDGKQYKPAGSRKLHNILGVEAGGPGGRRAGESGHAVADYLKFKDLILRMLDYDPKTRIQPYYALQHSFFKKTADEGTNTSSSVSTSPALEQSQSSGTTSSTSSSSGGSSGTSTSGRARSDPTHQHRHSGGHFSAAVRQAFVPALGWVGGDRLQLVSGETHPVQETSFSITPHQPKALHPHTSQQHHRHHHQHAQGPARPRPRLYSPSHSASTQDSMEVTQGHLSMTSMSSSASSSSTSSSSTGNHHHGYQSRPLPHGLGFGHNGSLTLGLGAFSNPRQETGAAAHPSYSASMNSGPGRFVAETHAGLDREDSPMAGVCVQQSS; this is translated from the exons GAGGAGAGACATCAGCATGCAAACCCTCCTCTGTCCGGCTGGCTCCCTCGTTTTCTTTCCATTCGGCTGGTGTGCAGATGGATGCGCAGACGCCACATTCACACCCGCCGTTCAGTGATGTTCACCTGCAGAGCGCTGACCAATCAGCTGCTGCGCTGCCGTACACCTCGCAGGCCCCGCAACCCAACACCGCCCAG GGAACTGCTGATATGGTGATGCTACAGCGGCGAATACCTCCGTGTTTTCGGGATCCTGCGACAGCGCCTTTAAGAAAACTCTCCATCGAACTGATTAAAACCTACAAACACATTAACGAG GTTTACTATGCAAAAAAGAAGCGACGTCACCAACAGGGTCACGGGGAGGACTCGAGTAACAAGAAGGAGAGGAAGATTTACAATGACGGTTACGACGATGACAACTTTGACTACATTGTTAAAAATGGAGAGAAATGGATGGACCGATACGAGATTGATTCTCTAATAGGCAAAGGGTCGTTCGGTCAG GTGGTGAAAGCGTATGATCGTGTGGAGCAGGAGTGGGTCGCCATCAAGATCATCAAGAATAAAAAGGCGTTTCTGAATCAGGCTCAGATTGAAGTTCGACTGCTGGAGCTCATGAACAAACACGACACTGAGATGAAGTACTACATCG TTCATCTGAAACGTCACTTCATGTTCCGGAATCACTTGTGTCTGGTGTTTGAAATGTTGTCGTATAACCTGTACGACCTGCTGAGGAACACAAATTTCCGCGGCGTGTCTCTGAACTTGACGCGCAAGTTCGCTCAGCAGCTGTGCACCGCGCTGCTCTTCCTCGCCACGCCTGAACTGAGCATCATCCACTGTGACCTCAAACCAGAGAACATCCTGCTCTGCAACCCCAAGAGATCGGCCATCAAGATTGTGGACTTCGGCAGCTCCTGTCAGCTCGGACAGCGG ATCTACCAGTACATCCAGAGTCGCTTCTACCGCTCGCCGGAGGTGCTGCTGGGAATGCCGTATGATCTGGCTATAGACATGTGGTCACTGGGCTGCATCCTGGTGGAGATGCACGCTGGAGAACCGCTGTTCAGTGGCGCTAATGAG GTCGATCAAATGAACAAAATCGTAGAGGTTTTGGGGGTTCCTCCCAATCACATTCTGGAACAGGCACCTAAAGCCCGGAAGTTCTTCGAGAAGATGTCTGACAGCATGTGGTGTGTGAAGAAGACCAAAGATGGCAAACAG TATAAACCTGCGGGCTCTCGGAAGCTGCACAATATATTGGGCGTTGAAGCGGGCGGACCGGGTGGCCGGAGAGCGGGTGAATCGGGTCATGCTGTCGCAGACTACCTGAAGTTCAAAGATCTGATCCTGCGGATGTTGGACTACGACCCCAAGACTCGCATCCAGCCGTATTACGCCCTGCAGCACAGTTTCTTCAAGAAGACCGCAGACGAGGGCACGAACACCAGCAGCAGCGTCTCCACGAGTCCCGCGCTGGAGCAGTCGCAGTCGTCTGGAACCACGTCCAGCACCTCCTCCAGCTCAG GAGGTTCTTCTGGGACGAGCACCAGCGGTCGGGCGCGCTCAGACCCGACACATCAACACCGACACAGTGGAGGACATTTCAGTGCCGCG GTGAGACAGGCGTTTGTGCCGGCGCTGGGTTGGGTCGGAGGAGACAGACTTCAGTTGGTGTCGGGCGAGACTCACCCTGTCCAGGAGACCAGCTTCAGCATAACCCCCCACCAGCCCAAGGCTCTTCACCCCCACACGTCCCAGCAGCACCACCGCCATCATCATCAGCACGCGCAGGGCCCTGCCCGCCCGCGGCCCCGCCTCTACTCGCCCTCGCACAGCGCCTCCACACAGGACTCAATGGAGGTGACACAAGGACACCTGTCCATGACCTCCATGTCTTCCTCCGCCTCCTCCTCGTCCACCTCCTCGTCCTCCACCGGCAACCATCACCacggttaccagagccggccgcTGCCGCACGGGCTGGGCTTCGGACACAACGGCAGCTTGACTTTGGGACTGGGTGCCTTCTCGAACCCGCGGCAGGAGACGGGCGCAGCGGCACACCCCTCGTACTCGGCGAGCATGAACTCTGGGCCGGGCCGCTTCGTGGCCGAGACTCACGCAGGTCTGGACCGGGAGGACTCGCCCATGGCGGGCGTGTGTGTGCAGCAGAGCTCCTGA
- the LOC127635678 gene encoding dual specificity tyrosine-phosphorylation-regulated kinase 1A-like isoform X1, translating into MHTGGETSACKPSSVRLAPSFSFHSAGVQMDAQTPHSHPPFSDVHLQSADQSAAALPYTSQAPQPNTAQGTADMVMLQRRIPPCFRDPATAPLRKLSIELIKTYKHINEVYYAKKKRRHQQGHGEDSSNKKERKIYNDGYDDDNFDYIVKNGEKWMDRYEIDSLIGKGSFGQVVKAYDRVEQEWVAIKIIKNKKAFLNQAQIEVRLLELMNKHDTEMKYYIVHLKRHFMFRNHLCLVFEMLSYNLYDLLRNTNFRGVSLNLTRKFAQQLCTALLFLATPELSIIHCDLKPENILLCNPKRSAIKIVDFGSSCQLGQRIYQYIQSRFYRSPEVLLGMPYDLAIDMWSLGCILVEMHAGEPLFSGANEVDQMNKIVEVLGVPPNHILEQAPKARKFFEKMSDSMWCVKKTKDGKQYKPAGSRKLHNILGVEAGGPGGRRAGESGHAVADYLKFKDLILRMLDYDPKTRIQPYYALQHSFFKKTADEGTNTSSSVSTSPALEQSQSSGTTSSTSSSSGGSSGTSTSGRARSDPTHQHRHSGGHFSAAVSIDCHSLCPQVRQAFVPALGWVGGDRLQLVSGETHPVQETSFSITPHQPKALHPHTSQQHHRHHHQHAQGPARPRPRLYSPSHSASTQDSMEVTQGHLSMTSMSSSASSSSTSSSSTGNHHHGYQSRPLPHGLGFGHNGSLTLGLGAFSNPRQETGAAAHPSYSASMNSGPGRFVAETHAGLDREDSPMAGVCVQQSS; encoded by the exons GAGGAGAGACATCAGCATGCAAACCCTCCTCTGTCCGGCTGGCTCCCTCGTTTTCTTTCCATTCGGCTGGTGTGCAGATGGATGCGCAGACGCCACATTCACACCCGCCGTTCAGTGATGTTCACCTGCAGAGCGCTGACCAATCAGCTGCTGCGCTGCCGTACACCTCGCAGGCCCCGCAACCCAACACCGCCCAG GGAACTGCTGATATGGTGATGCTACAGCGGCGAATACCTCCGTGTTTTCGGGATCCTGCGACAGCGCCTTTAAGAAAACTCTCCATCGAACTGATTAAAACCTACAAACACATTAACGAG GTTTACTATGCAAAAAAGAAGCGACGTCACCAACAGGGTCACGGGGAGGACTCGAGTAACAAGAAGGAGAGGAAGATTTACAATGACGGTTACGACGATGACAACTTTGACTACATTGTTAAAAATGGAGAGAAATGGATGGACCGATACGAGATTGATTCTCTAATAGGCAAAGGGTCGTTCGGTCAG GTGGTGAAAGCGTATGATCGTGTGGAGCAGGAGTGGGTCGCCATCAAGATCATCAAGAATAAAAAGGCGTTTCTGAATCAGGCTCAGATTGAAGTTCGACTGCTGGAGCTCATGAACAAACACGACACTGAGATGAAGTACTACATCG TTCATCTGAAACGTCACTTCATGTTCCGGAATCACTTGTGTCTGGTGTTTGAAATGTTGTCGTATAACCTGTACGACCTGCTGAGGAACACAAATTTCCGCGGCGTGTCTCTGAACTTGACGCGCAAGTTCGCTCAGCAGCTGTGCACCGCGCTGCTCTTCCTCGCCACGCCTGAACTGAGCATCATCCACTGTGACCTCAAACCAGAGAACATCCTGCTCTGCAACCCCAAGAGATCGGCCATCAAGATTGTGGACTTCGGCAGCTCCTGTCAGCTCGGACAGCGG ATCTACCAGTACATCCAGAGTCGCTTCTACCGCTCGCCGGAGGTGCTGCTGGGAATGCCGTATGATCTGGCTATAGACATGTGGTCACTGGGCTGCATCCTGGTGGAGATGCACGCTGGAGAACCGCTGTTCAGTGGCGCTAATGAG GTCGATCAAATGAACAAAATCGTAGAGGTTTTGGGGGTTCCTCCCAATCACATTCTGGAACAGGCACCTAAAGCCCGGAAGTTCTTCGAGAAGATGTCTGACAGCATGTGGTGTGTGAAGAAGACCAAAGATGGCAAACAG TATAAACCTGCGGGCTCTCGGAAGCTGCACAATATATTGGGCGTTGAAGCGGGCGGACCGGGTGGCCGGAGAGCGGGTGAATCGGGTCATGCTGTCGCAGACTACCTGAAGTTCAAAGATCTGATCCTGCGGATGTTGGACTACGACCCCAAGACTCGCATCCAGCCGTATTACGCCCTGCAGCACAGTTTCTTCAAGAAGACCGCAGACGAGGGCACGAACACCAGCAGCAGCGTCTCCACGAGTCCCGCGCTGGAGCAGTCGCAGTCGTCTGGAACCACGTCCAGCACCTCCTCCAGCTCAG GAGGTTCTTCTGGGACGAGCACCAGCGGTCGGGCGCGCTCAGACCCGACACATCAACACCGACACAGTGGAGGACATTTCAGTGCCGCGGTGAGCATCGACTGCCACAGCCTCTGCCCACAG GTGAGACAGGCGTTTGTGCCGGCGCTGGGTTGGGTCGGAGGAGACAGACTTCAGTTGGTGTCGGGCGAGACTCACCCTGTCCAGGAGACCAGCTTCAGCATAACCCCCCACCAGCCCAAGGCTCTTCACCCCCACACGTCCCAGCAGCACCACCGCCATCATCATCAGCACGCGCAGGGCCCTGCCCGCCCGCGGCCCCGCCTCTACTCGCCCTCGCACAGCGCCTCCACACAGGACTCAATGGAGGTGACACAAGGACACCTGTCCATGACCTCCATGTCTTCCTCCGCCTCCTCCTCGTCCACCTCCTCGTCCTCCACCGGCAACCATCACCacggttaccagagccggccgcTGCCGCACGGGCTGGGCTTCGGACACAACGGCAGCTTGACTTTGGGACTGGGTGCCTTCTCGAACCCGCGGCAGGAGACGGGCGCAGCGGCACACCCCTCGTACTCGGCGAGCATGAACTCTGGGCCGGGCCGCTTCGTGGCCGAGACTCACGCAGGTCTGGACCGGGAGGACTCGCCCATGGCGGGCGTGTGTGTGCAGCAGAGCTCCTGA